In Physeter macrocephalus isolate SW-GA chromosome 2, ASM283717v5, whole genome shotgun sequence, a single window of DNA contains:
- the SNAPC2 gene encoding snRNA-activating protein complex subunit 2 isoform X2 yields MKPPQRRRAAPARYLGEVTGPAAWSAREKRQLLRLLQARRGQPEPDAAELARQLSGRSEVEVLTIAATEPISLLHSQPPKPTQARGKLLLLSAPRGQEDLGPEAPGPAPEAPGRQEAPGPAPKTQGPAPEASSESLAGLSAEEDFSVDFEKIYKYLSSISRGGQGPELSAAESAVVLDLLMALPEELSRLPCAALIEHMSDMYLRLMAPQPDPASGGLGSGAEDDGTGSRGQEEAGQATPQAPENAGPSEPISTWQAAGICPLNPFLVPLKLLGQVATSAR; encoded by the exons ATGAAGCCCCCGCAGCGGCGGCGAGCGGCCCCGGCGCGCTATCTGGGTGAGGTGACCGGCCCCGCGGCCTGGAGCGCCCGCGAGAAGCGGCAGCTGTTACGACTACTGCAGGCGCGACGGGGCCAGCCGGAGCCGGACGCCGCCGAGCTGGCCCGGCAGCTGTCGGGCCGGAGCGAGGTCGAG GTGCTCACCATCGCGGCCACGGAGCCCATCAGCCTCCTGCACTCCCAGCCCCCCAAGCCCACGCAGGCTCGTGGAAAGCTACTGCTCCTCAGCGCTCCTAGAGGGCAGGAGGACCTGGGCCCTGAGGCTCCTGGCCCCGCCCCTGAGGCCCCTGGACGGCAGGAGgctcctggccccgcccccaagACGCAAGGCCCTGCCCCTGAGGCATCCTCTGAGTCCCTGGCTGGCCTGTCCGCTGAGGAAGACTTTTCTGTGGACTTCGAGAAGATCTACAAGTACCTGTCGTCCATCTCCCGCGGCGGCCAAGGCCCCGAGCTTTCTGCAGCTG AGTCAGCTGTGGTTCTTGACCTGCTCATGGCACTTCCTGAGGAGTTGTCCCGCCTGCCCTGCGCCGCCCTGATTGAACATATGTCAGATATGTACCTGCGCCTGATGGCCCCCCAGCCCGACCCTGCCAGTGGGGGCCTGGGGTCTGGGGCTGAGGATGACGGGACAGGTTCCAGGGGGCAAGAGGAGGCTGGCCAGGCCACTCCTCAGGCCCCCGAGAATGCTGGGCCCAGCGAACCGATATCCACTTGGCAAGCAGCTGGGATCTGCCCCCTGAACCCATTCCTGGTACCCCTGAAGCTTCTAGGCCAGGTGGCCACCTCTGCAAGGTGA
- the TIMM44 gene encoding mitochondrial import inner membrane translocase subunit TIM44, which yields MAAAAALRGGWCRCPRRCLGGGVHFLSSHNLVPLPHGTYQMPRPSGELTLSKSYSSGNRKGFLSGLLDNIKQELAKNKEMKESIKKFRDEARKLEESDALQEARRKYRTIESETVRTGEVIRKKLGEITGTVKESLDEVSKSDLGRKIKEGVEEAAKTAKQSAESVSKGGEKLGRTAAFKALSQGVESVKKEIDESVLGQTGPYRRPERLRKRKEFSGEKFKEEKVFEANEEALGVVLHKDSRWYQQWKDFRDNNVVFNRFFAMKMKYDESDNAFIRASRVLTDKVTDLLGGLFSKTEMSEVLTEILRVDPAFDKDRFLQQCENDIIPNVLEAMISGELDILKDWCYEATYSQLAHPIQQAKALGLQFHSRILDIDNIDLAMGKMMEQGPVLIITFQAQLVMVIKNPKGEVVEGDPDKVLRMLCVWALCRDQDELNPYAAWRLLDISASSTEQVL from the exons atggcggcggcggcggcgttgCGGGGAGGCTGGTGCCGCTGCCCGCGG AGATGCCTTGGAGGTGGAGTCCATTTTCTCTCCAGCCACAACCTAGTGCCACTACCCCATGGTACCTATCAGATGCCCCGGCCGAGTGGAGAGTTGACCCTG TCCAAATCCTATTCTTCTGGAAACAGGAAAGGCTTTCTCTCCGGCTTGCTAGATAATATCAAACAAGAATtagccaaaaacaaagaaatgaaagaaagtataaaaaagttCCGAGACGAGGCCAGGAAGCTGGAAGAGTCAGATGCGCTCCAGGAAGCCAGAAGGAAATAC AGAACCATCGAATCAGAAACCGTGCGGACGGGCGAGGTGATCAGGAAGAAGCTGGGGGAGATCACCGGCACCGTGAAGGAG AGTCTTGACGAAGTCAGTAAAAGTGACCTTGGCCGGAAAATCAAGGAGGGTGTGGAAGAAGCAGCCAAGACCGCCAAGCAGTCGGCTGAGTCTGTGTCCAAAGGTGGGGAGAAGCTTGGCAGGACCGCTGCCTTCAAAGCCCTCTCCCAG GGCGTGGAGTCCGTCAAGAAGGAGATCGATGAGAGCGTCCTGGGGCAGACCGGGCCCTACAGGCGGCCCGAGCGgctcaggaaaaggaaagagttcTCGGGAGAGAAATTCAAGGAAGAGAAAGTGTTTGAGGCCAATGA AGAGGCCCTGGGGGTCGTGCTGCACAAGGACTCCAGGTGGTACCAGCAGTGGAAGGACTTCCGGGACAACAACGTGGTGTTTAATC GGTTCTTTGCGATGAAGATGAAGTATGACGAAAGCGACAATGCTTTCATCCGGGCGTCCCGTGTGCTGACAGACAAGGTCACAGACTTGCTGG GGGGCCTGTTCTCGAAGACGGAGATGTCGGAGGTGCTCACGGAGATCCTGCGGGTGGACCCCGCCTTCGACAAGGACCGCTTCCTGCAGCAGTGTGAGAACGACATCATCCCCAACGTCCTGGAG GCCATGATTTCTGGAGAGCTCGACATTCTCAAAGACTGGTGCTATGAAGCT accTACAGCCAGTTGGCCCACCCGATCCAGCAGGCCAAGGCGCTGGGCCTCCAGTTCCACTCCCGCATCCTGGACATCGACAACATCGAC TTGGCCATGGGCAAGATGATGGAGCAGGGCCCTGTGCTGATCATCACCTTCCAGGCCCAGCTGGTGATGGTGATCAAGAATCCCAAAGGCGAGGTGGTCGAGGGTGACCCG GACAAGGTACTGCGAATGCTGTGCGTGTGGGCTCTCTGCCGAGACCAGGACGAGCTCAACCCCTATGCGGCCTGGCGGCTCTTGGACATCTCCGCCTCCAGCACAGAGCAGGTCCTCTGA
- the SNAPC2 gene encoding snRNA-activating protein complex subunit 2 isoform X1 — MKPPQRRRAAPARYLGEVTGPAAWSAREKRQLLRLLQARRGQPEPDAAELARQLSGRSEVEIQDFLRQLKGRVVRKATQGMHPGGPQGPRRRETQTPAPIEVWMDLAEKITGPLEEALTVAFSQVLTIAATEPISLLHSQPPKPTQARGKLLLLSAPRGQEDLGPEAPGPAPEAPGRQEAPGPAPKTQGPAPEASSESLAGLSAEEDFSVDFEKIYKYLSSISRGGQGPELSAAESAVVLDLLMALPEELSRLPCAALIEHMSDMYLRLMAPQPDPASGGLGSGAEDDGTGSRGQEEAGQATPQAPENAGPSEPISTWQAAGICPLNPFLVPLKLLGQVATSAR; from the exons ATGAAGCCCCCGCAGCGGCGGCGAGCGGCCCCGGCGCGCTATCTGGGTGAGGTGACCGGCCCCGCGGCCTGGAGCGCCCGCGAGAAGCGGCAGCTGTTACGACTACTGCAGGCGCGACGGGGCCAGCCGGAGCCGGACGCCGCCGAGCTGGCCCGGCAGCTGTCGGGCCGGAGCGAGGTCGAG ATCCAGGACTTTCTCCGGCAGCTCAAGGGCCGAGTGGTACGAAAGGCCACTCAGGGGATGCATCCAGGTGGCCCACAGGGTCCCAGGCGCCGGGAAACACAGACCCCGGCCCCCATCGAG GTGTGGATGGATCTGGCTGAGAAGATAACAGGCCCGCTGGAGGAGGCCCTGACCGTGGCTTTCTCACAG GTGCTCACCATCGCGGCCACGGAGCCCATCAGCCTCCTGCACTCCCAGCCCCCCAAGCCCACGCAGGCTCGTGGAAAGCTACTGCTCCTCAGCGCTCCTAGAGGGCAGGAGGACCTGGGCCCTGAGGCTCCTGGCCCCGCCCCTGAGGCCCCTGGACGGCAGGAGgctcctggccccgcccccaagACGCAAGGCCCTGCCCCTGAGGCATCCTCTGAGTCCCTGGCTGGCCTGTCCGCTGAGGAAGACTTTTCTGTGGACTTCGAGAAGATCTACAAGTACCTGTCGTCCATCTCCCGCGGCGGCCAAGGCCCCGAGCTTTCTGCAGCTG AGTCAGCTGTGGTTCTTGACCTGCTCATGGCACTTCCTGAGGAGTTGTCCCGCCTGCCCTGCGCCGCCCTGATTGAACATATGTCAGATATGTACCTGCGCCTGATGGCCCCCCAGCCCGACCCTGCCAGTGGGGGCCTGGGGTCTGGGGCTGAGGATGACGGGACAGGTTCCAGGGGGCAAGAGGAGGCTGGCCAGGCCACTCCTCAGGCCCCCGAGAATGCTGGGCCCAGCGAACCGATATCCACTTGGCAAGCAGCTGGGATCTGCCCCCTGAACCCATTCCTGGTACCCCTGAAGCTTCTAGGCCAGGTGGCCACCTCTGCAAGGTGA
- the TGFBR3L gene encoding transforming growth factor-beta receptor type 3-like protein, with amino-acid sequence MAPQPRPELPARLLGPVLPRPVQHAGHRDPPVPRNDHLAQRASWFSGIPNFFEVPAATPASKNGANTLPPNGPAVTPEEPLVLVSLFPAAPGPRLRRPLFSLELSDAEDAYPRRAGTLEVPADSRVFVQAALARPSPRWAMALHRCSVTPSSRPTPGPALALPRGGCSADSSVTFPPPRPLPGAARPARFSFRLRPVFSASVQFLHCQLSRCRRLRGARQTPAPLTPPLASPSSQCLPPDEACAGAGSGRDESLGADSPHLHTLTQPIMVTVPRLPPRPPKGVPGSAVRPEPPAPALGVLEPAPVVALVLAAFVLSAALAAGLGLVCAHSAPPPRGPPPRASPSGPTPRRPQ; translated from the exons ATGGCCCCCCAGCCAAGGCCAGAGCTGCCTGCCCGCCTGCTGGGCCCAGTGCTGCCTCGGCCGGTCCAGCACGCTGGGCACCGTGATCCCCCTGTTCCCAGGAACGACCACCTTGCCCAGCGAGCCAGCTG GTTCTCTGGGATCCCCAACTTCTTCGAAGTCCCAGCAGCCACG CCTGCGA GCAAGAATGGGGCCAACACCCTCCCCCCAAACGGCCCTGCTGTGACCCCAGAGGAGCCCCTGGTCCTTG TGTCCCTGTTCCCCGCGGCGCCAGGGCCCAGGCTGCGCCGACCCCTTTTCAGTCTGGAGCTGTCGGACGCGGAGGACGCCTACCCGCGCCGCGCGGGGACGCTGGAGGTCCCGGCTGACAGCCGCGTGTTCGTGCAG GCGGCCCTGGCCCGTCCCTCCCCGCGCTGGGCCATGGCCCTGCACCGCTGCTCGGTGACACCATCCTCACGCCCGACCCCGGGCCCCGCCCTGGCGCTGCCGCGTGGGGGCTGTTCCGCCGACTCCTCGGTCACCTTCCCGCCACCGCGGCCGCTCCCAGGTGCCGCTCGCCCCGCGCGCTTCAGCTTCCGGCTGCGCCCGGTCTTCAGCGCCTCTGTGCAGTTCCTGCACTGCCAGCTGAGCCGCTGCCGCCGCCTCCGGGGAGCCCGCCAGACGCCTGCGCCTCTGA CCCCGCCTcttgcctccccctcctcccagtgtCTGCCTCCGGATGAGGCGTGCGCGGGCGCCGGCAGTGGCCGCGATGAGAGTCTGGGTGCCGACAGCCCTCACCTGCACACGCTGACGCAGCCCATCATGGTCACGGTGCCGCGGCTGCCCCCCA GGCCACCCAAGGGCGTCCCCGGCAGTGCCGTGCGACCCGAGCCTCCCGCGCCGGCCCTGGGGGTCCTGGAGCCCGCGCCGGTGGTAGCACTTGTCTTGGCCGCCTTCGTGCTGAGCGCCGCTCTGGCCGCCGGGCTCGGCCTCGTCTGCGCTCACTCAG cgcccccgccccgcggccCGCCCCCGAGAGCCTCGCCCAGCGGCCCCACGCCCAGGAGGCCCCAGTGA
- the CTXN1 gene encoding cortexin-1 yields MSATWTLSPEPLPPSTGPPVGAGLDAEQRTVFAFVLCLLVVLVLLMVRCVRILLDPYSRMPASSWTDHKEALERGQFDYALV; encoded by the coding sequence ATGAGCGCGACGTGGACGCTGTCCCCCGAGCCGCTGCCGCCATCGACGGGGCCCCCGGTGGGCGCGGGCCTGGACGCGGAGCAGCGCACCGTGTTCGCCTTCGTGCTGTGCCTGCTCGTGGTGCTGGTGCTGCTGATGGTGCGCTGCGTGCGTATCCTGCTCGACCCCTACAGCCGCATGCCCGCCTCGTCCTGGACCGACCACAAGGAGGCGCTCGAGCGCGGGCAGTTCGACTACGCGCTGGTCTGA